ACGTTATGGATAGTATTGAAATTATCGTCATCTCCAATGCCACAATCCTCATTCCACCTCCACCCTTCAATAATATTCCAGTCATCACCGGCCCCATTATGCTTATGGCTAGTATTAATGAGAAAATGTAGTTTGACCATTCAATGCTTAAGCCCATGTGGTTTAGGTATGTTGTTGTGAATGTTAGGATTATCCTGTAGCATGATGTTATTATTCCTAGAACTATTAGTGGCTTTATTAATTGTTTTATTAGTTTGTAGTTTGAGATGGTTTTGCCGCTAACCCTCCTGTTAATGTTGATGTTTGATGATGCCTTGTATAGGATTATGCTTATGGAGGTTGCTGTTAAGCCGTAGCAGATCATTATAATCCTCCAGCTAATCATCCCAGTCAATGCCTCAGTAACTGCGAAGACCATTGGGAGTGAGATATCCCCAGCTGCACTTACAAAGCTTAGATACCTCCCCTCCAAACCAGCATAATGGCTGCTGGTTATTGAGTATATTGTGGGATGGGTGAAGGATGCCCCTAAACCAACTATGCATGCTGATATTAGGAGTTGATTGAAGTTTTGCGATAAACCCATAAGGGTTGTTCCAAAACCTAAAAGCATTGCACAAACCAACATTATCCTTGACACATGAACCCTATCAGCAAGATGCCCAGTGAAGGTTTGTGGTATAATGGCAATCAATGTGGGTATGGTCATCAGCAAACCTTGATCAGCATAGCTTAATGAAAATTCACTCCTCAAGATTAGTATGATTGCCGGTATGAGCGTTGTTATGAAGTCGTTTATGAAGTGTAGTATTGAGGCGTAGATCCATATGAAGCTTCGCTTAAACACATACTTCAAAAAGCCAATACAATTTAATAACCCTTTTGAATGGGCAATCCTTATATGTAATCATTGCAGATATCCTTTTTGAGGGCTGATTTGAATGGTATATACGGTTAAGGATTTCATGACCAAAACCATATACACCGTTGACTGCAATGCCACAGTGGCTGAAGCTTCAAAGATCATGTTGGAGAAGAATGTTGGCTACCTAATAGTATTGGATGGTGGACAACCAGTTGGAATGATTAGCGAAAGGGATATAGTGTTCAAAGTTGTAGCTTTGGGGAAGGATCCAACAAACGTTAAGGTTAGCGAAATCATGAGCAAACCATTGATAACCGTAGACCCGGATGCAACCATCAGCGATGCTGTGGAGATTATGGTTAAGAATGAGCTTAGAAGGATACCTGTTGTTAGAGATGGGATAATTTATGGCGTATTCACCACGAGGGATTTAGCTGCACACTTCAAGGAGTATGAGGATAAACTCGTAAGAGACCTAT
This portion of the Candidatus Methanomethylicota archaeon genome encodes:
- a CDS encoding MFS transporter; translated protein: MFKRSFIWIYASILHFINDFITTLIPAIILILRSEFSLSYADQGLLMTIPTLIAIIPQTFTGHLADRVHVSRIMLVCAMLLGFGTTLMGLSQNFNQLLISACIVGLGASFTHPTIYSITSSHYAGLEGRYLSFVSAAGDISLPMVFAVTEALTGMISWRIIMICYGLTATSISIILYKASSNININRRVSGKTISNYKLIKQLIKPLIVLGIITSCYRIILTFTTTYLNHMGLSIEWSNYIFSLILAISIMGPVMTGILLKGGGGMRIVALEMTIISILSITLTASSNTALTTIILVPIWILILSVWPPVYSTISRSSPQEHMGLTYGASLTFTWAFGSIWPYIAGIIADNYGINMIYPLVAALSLVAVAIAITYGDRAPSETLPMQ
- a CDS encoding CBS domain-containing protein, producing MVYTVKDFMTKTIYTVDCNATVAEASKIMLEKNVGYLIVLDGGQPVGMISERDIVFKVVALGKDPTNVKVSEIMSKPLITVDPDATISDAVEIMVKNELRRIPVVRDGIIYGVFTTRDLAAHFKEYEDKLVRDLLRSLSRFTIPF